TGGCATCGCAGCGGCATCGAACCGGTGCGGATGCGCACGATCCGCGGGGCGACCGCGATGGACGTCGAACATCACCACGATCGTCTCCGGCTCCTTCGGGGAGTGGGGCGGTGGACCGAGGCGGAGACGCGGGCCCGGGCGGTCGGTGACACCGATGCGGTGTCGGTCGGCGACTATCACATCCCGACGCTGGTGGGCCTGACCCTCATCGGTGAACCGGTCGACGACGCGGGCATGCTCGAACTACTGGAACCCTATGCCGGGCAACGGCGTCGGATCATCAGGATGGTCGAGCTGCACGGCGTCCGGCGAGAACGGCGCGGACCGCGGATGACGGTGCGCGACTACCGGTCCTTCTGAACCGGAACGACAGTGCGAGACCACCGAGCGCGAAGATGACCAGCGCGACCGCGCCGCAGTAGAGCAGCCCGCCGGTGGGCCCCCACGGGGGCATGAAGGCGAGTTCCTGTCCGGTGCCGAAGGTTCCGTTGAGGAAGGGCATGTACTGCTGCAGCGTGTAACCGTCGGGCACCAGGCTGATCGCGTTCTCGATGACATACGTCCAACCGAGCAGTGCCACAACGGTTCCCGCCGGATGCCCGATGATCGCCGCGAGTCCGATGCCGATCCCGACCGCGAACACCGCGAAGACCGGCACCGTGACCAGGAAGCGGACACCCTCGGGCGAACCGATGTCGACGCCGCTGTACACCTTCGGGAAGAAGGTGGGCAGGCTCGCCATCACCAGCGCGACCAGGACGGCGCTGCACAACGCGGCACCGACACCGTAGGCGATCCACCGGGACACCAGGCCGGTCCAGCGGCGCGGGTAGAGGTGGCGGGTGAGTTCCCCCAGCGCGCCGCGCTCGGCGGTCGCCTGGGCGTAGGCCGCGACGACGGCCCAGATCATCACGGTGAAGGTGATGACCCAGTAGACCGAGTTGGTCGTGGTGACCGAGGTGACCTGGATGCTCCCCGAGATCGACGCGAACCGTTCGGCGACGGTGGCGACGCCGAGGGTGATGACGAGGGGAAGCAGGACCGCCCCCGGGATCAACCCGTAGAGCAGGATGCTGCGTGCACCGCCGACGCGGGTGAGTTCGGCGCGTGCGCCGCGTCCGATCTGTGCCGCGACGGCCGTGAGGGTGGCGGTCATGCGGTGACTCCTGCGGGGGTCTGACCACCGACTGTGGCGAGGTAGGCCTCCTCGAGATCGGCGGAATCACCGACGAATTCGGCCAGCGGCGCGTCGGCGGCGATACGGCCGGAGTTCAGCACGACGACGCGGTCGGCGGTGCGGGCCACCTCGTCGAGGTGGTGGGAGGCGATGAGCAGACGCCGGCCGTCGTCGGCAAGATCTCGGAGAAGCCCGCGTAGCCAACGGATGCCGTCGATGTCCAGGCCGTTGACCGGCTCGTCGAGGACGAGGGTGCGCGCATCGCCCAGGAGGGCGGAGGCGATTCCGAGCCGCTGACGCATGCCGAGGGAGTAGTCGACGACCCGGCGGCCGGCCACGTCGGTGAGTCCGACGAGGTCGAGGACCTCGGCGACCCGACCGGTCGGGATTCCGCCGGCCCGGGCCAGCCAGGTCAGGTGGCGCCGTGCGCTGTGGCCGGGGTGGGCGGCGTCGGTGCCCAGATGCATGCCGATCACCGTGGGTGGCGCATCGAGTTCGCTGAATCGCTTGCCGTCGATCAGGATTCGGCCCGCCGCAGGAGGTATGACGCCGCAGATGGTCCGGAGCAGCGTCGTCTTGCCGGTGCCGTTGCGTCCGAGCAGATAGACCAGCTCACCGTCGTCGACGCGGGTGGTGATGTCGTCGAGAACGGCCTGCCCGCCCATTCGGACGGACAGGCCGCTGATGTCGAGCACGGCTACTAGGAGTTGCAGTAGATGTTCAGGCCGACGGTCTTGACGCCCTGGCACAGCGAGCTCGCCGCGAGCTTCCAGTTGCCGTCGAGCTTCTTGAACTCGATGGTCATGCGGATCGTGGGGCGTCCGGCCGAGCCGCTGTTGAGCGTGGCGGTGACGCTGTTGCCCTTCTGGACCAGCGGACCGGTCACCTCGTTCCAGCCGCGGGGCGCACGGAAGAGACCGAGCGAGTACACCGTCTTGGGGACGATCACCGCGTTCATCCCACCCTCCACGTTGGCGGCCTTGGCCTGGTCCGACGCCGGGGTCTCGACCAGGAACTCGACGATGTCGTTGAGATCGGCGAGCGTCGGGCGGTCGGTGGTGACCTTGAAGTTCGGCGGGAAGGTCTTGGCGGCCGAGGCACCGCCGGTGGCCGCGACGAGCCCGACGACGGCCACGAGCGTCGCGAGCAGCGTGATGGTCATCCTGCGGATGAGATGCATGACGAGAGTCCCTCCTGTTCGGCGATGGTCGTTCGCCAACGCCTTTGGAGAAACTTAATCCTTCAAATTAATTAAGGCAAGCCTCACCTGAGTGGGGTCTCGACGTGGTTTGCGGTGCGCCGCAACGGCGCCAGCCGCAGCACGATTTCGCAGTCGCCGCCTGCCGGGTCCGGGGCGACGGTGACGGCATATTGCGAGCTGAGGGCGGGGGAGCTGGCGGCGAGTGCCTGCTCGATGACGCCGCGGGCGACTCCTCGGGCGACCTCGGGGTGCGTCCGGGCGATGTCCTGCAGCGGGCACGAGCAGAGTCGTAGTTCGTGAGAGCCGAACGCGCTCATGATGTTCGAGACCTCGAATCCCAGCGCGCCGAGAGTGTCCGAGGCGACGGTCACCGGGTCGGGCAGATCGGCGGTCGGCGCCGGGCGCGCATGCTCCTCGGCCCACAGGCGGCCGGCCTCGGCGCCGGCATGTTCACGAGCGGCCTGCGTGCTGCCCAACTGGCCCAGGAGATGGCCCAGCAGTGCGCCGGTGGGCGCCCGGCGGACGAGCTGATAGCCGACGCGGGGACGGCCGACGCCCGGCGTCGGAACGGTCGTGGTCTCGACCCGCCCCTCCTCGACCAGCTTGGCGAGGTGGAAACGGGCCGTGGTCACGTGCAGGTCGAGGCGCGTCGAGATCTCCCCGGCGACCATCGGTTCGACCGATTCGGACAGCAGGGCCATGATCTTGTCGCGCTGCTTGGTCGCCATGGCTGGTCCTCTCGATCTCGACGCGCCCCGCGTGCTTCAGCTCCCGGAGGGTTGCTCTCCAGTGGGATTCTCCAACACCACCAGTGTGACGACCGCATCGGTCCGTGCCACGAGCGCGTGGGGGATGTTGGCGTTCACGTGGATCGCCACGCCCGTCTCGAGGCGGGTGGTGGATTCCCCGACGGTGAAGTCGATCTCGCCGGTCTGGCCGATGACCAGGATCGGGCGGCCGGCGCAATGGTCGGGCATCGTCTGACCGGCCAGGAACGACAGGCGGATGACGTTGCCGCCGTCGTTGCGGGAGAGAACGGAGATGTCGGGACGATCGCCTGTCTTGCCGGTGTTGTCGGCGAGGCCGGTGATCACGGTCGAGTCGCTCATCTCGCGGTCTCCGGCTTGGTGGCGATGACCTCGATGGCGGCCATGTGCGACTTGTACTTGGTGAACGTCGCCCGCATGGCGAGGACGCGCTTGCGTGCATCGCCGTCGCGGATCACGTTGCCGACGAACTTCAATGCCCCGACGAGTCCCTCGTCGGCGATCACGCGACGCGGCTCGAGCAGTGCCATCTTGGCGAACTTGACCGTCGTGACCTCGAAGCCGGCGTCGGTCAGCAGCTTGCGCCACTCGGCTTCGGTCAGCGGACGGGCGTTGACCTTGATCGATCGCGCCAGCGACTTGCGGATCTCGGTCTTCTCTTCGTCCGGAAGGGTGTCGGGATTGATCGCGAGCTCATGGATCGCGTACCGGCCGCCGGGGCGCAGCACACGGAACGCCTCCTCGACGATCTTGGCCTTGTTGCGGTCGGACTGCATCGTCAGCATCGCCTCGCCGACGGCGACGTCGGTACTCGAGTCATCGAGTCCGGTGGCCGACGCGTCACCTGCGACGACCCGGCCGCGCTCACCGATGACGCCCTTGGTGAGGACGACGGCGTCCGGATCGTCGTCGACGCCGACGTAGCTCTTCGGCGATCGCTCGAGGATCGCGGTGGCCGTCTTGCCCAGGCCCGGTGCTATCTCGAGGACATCGGAGCCGCTGATGCGGGCGTCGTCGAGCAGGCTCTCGGTGAGCTCGAGTCCGCCCGGACGCAGGACGCGTTTGCCGAGTCGGGCGAGGAGCCAGTGGCCCGGCATGTCCTCGGTCTTGCGCTGGCCGAACGGCAGCTGATCCCCGGACGTGGTTTCGTTAGTCATACCTAACCTCCCTATTTCGAGGAGGACTTTACTGCAAATCCCCGGCAGTGCTCACCGGCCCCGGTTTCACGCCCAGGACGTACTGTCCGTGACCGGTGATCGTCTGCTCGACGTTGGCCGCGCCCGCGGCGCGCAGGCGGTCGGTGATGGAGTGCTCGTCGAAGATACGAAAGCCGGTCAGTCCGACGACCCGCTGGACGCCGGGCAGTGATGTCACCTCGGTCGTGACGGAGGTGAAGATGACGATCTCGCCGCCCGGTCTGGTGACCCGCACCAGCTCGTCGACGACGGGGAGTGGATCGGGGATGAGGTACAGAGCTGCCAGGCAGGTCACGACGTCGAAGGTGTTGTCGTCGAACGGGATCGCGTGGGCGTCGGCGCGGAGGAAGGCGGCGCGCTCGACAGCGTTGGTGCGGGCCGCACGGGCCAGCATCGGGGCGGAGAAGTCGATCCCGATGCAGCGTCCGTCGCCGGTCAGTCCGTCGGCGATGAGGCGCGTGTAATTGCCTGGGCCACAGGCAACGTCGAGGACGAGTCGGTCACCGGGGCGGGACAGGTAGGTGCGGAGTGCGCGGTCGTAGTCCTCGGTGGTACGCCCACCGAGACTGAACAACCTCGTGAACGTCGGCCGCCAGAGGTTCTCGTAGATCTCGGCGAACGCGGCGTTGCGCATCAGGCGCTGGCTGATCGACTCCATCACTCATCCGTCGTCAGGTGTGGTGGTCGCGCTGGATGCGCAGCGTGTGGATCGTCGTGGCCAGGCTGTCGTATTGGCCGACGAGCAAGGTGAACTCGATCAGCCGGCGATCGTCGAGATGCCGTGACAGTGCGGCCCAGGCGATGTCGGAGACGTCCTTGCTCTCGACCAGTTCGTCGACCGCGCGGAGGATGGCCCGCTCACGGTCGCCCCATCCGGCGTCGGGACCTTCGAGGATGCGCTCGAACTCGGCGTCACCGATGCCCGCCCGGCGCCCCAGTCGTCGGTGATGATCGAGCTCGTACTCGCAACCGCGGAGATGTGCTACCCGGATGATGATCATCTCGGAGTCCTTGCGCGGCAACGTCCCGAAGGGCATCAGCCGACCGCTGTAGTGCAGCCAGCCGCGGAACAGTCCCTTCGTCCGGCCGAGCGTGGAGAAGATGTGTGCGTCGTCGACGCCGATGACGCGCGCGGCTCCACGCGCGAAGGCGAAATTGAAGGGTCCGAGATCTCGGAGACCACCCGGTGAGACTCGCGGTGCGCTCATGGGGCCACGGTAGACTACGGCCACCATGACTAACAGCACACGAACGTTCACAAGTGTCGAGGAGCTCAAGGCGGCGATCGGCGAAGACCTCGGATCGGGCGAGTGGCTGGAGATCACGCAGGAGCGGATCGATGCATTCGCCGACGCCACCGGTGACCACCAGTGGATCCACACCGATCCCGAACGCGCGAAGTCGGGTCCGTTCGGTACCACGATCGCGCATGGCTACCTCACCGTGTCGCTGCTACCGATGCTCGCCGGCCAGATCTTCACCATCGAGGGCCCCAAGCTCTTCCTCAACTACGGCATGAACAAGCTGCGCTTCCCGAACCCGGTGAAGGTGGGCGCGCGTATCCGCTCCAACGCGGTGATCACCTCGATCGAGGAGACCCCCAAGGGTGTCAACATGGTCGTGACCAACACGGTCGAGATCGAGGGCGAGTCCAAGCCCGCATGCGTCGCCGAGAACCTGCGCGTCCTCGTCTACTGATCCGCCCCTGACCGTCTCGCGGCGCTCGGCCTCAACCGGCCGGGCGCCGCGTGCATTCGTTCGGGGCCGGGCGGCCGGCCAGTCGGTTGTTCAGCCAGTCGAGCGCGACCTGGAAACCGAGGAGGGCGCCGGTCAGGTGTTCACCGAAGATCTCCCGGTAGGCGGCGGTGGCGCCGTAGCCGCACTGCTGCCGGTAGAGCGCGCGTGCGCCCGCCGCGGGAATCCACCACTCGTGGGTGCCGTGGTAGATCAGCAAGGGCACCAACGACTTCCGGTCCGCCATCGCGGTGAGCCGATAGATGCGTTCGGCGACGGGCGAGTGGAACGGGTCCGGGTCGCTCGACATCAGCTGCATCGGCATGAAGGTCCCGCCGCCCAGTGCCTCGGGGATGACGCAGACGTTCTTCAGCGGTGAGGTGGCCAGCCATCGCGCGGGGCGGTTGGCCAGCGCGAGGATCTCGGTGCGTTCGCGGGCGATGCCGAAGGTCGCCGCGTGGAACAGCCCGGTGGCCAGGTTCGCGTTCATGCTCCCGACCAGCATGCGGAAGTCCGCGGGAACCCCGCCGAGTGCGGCGCCGACGATCCGGTCGGACAGTTCGGGGGCGTAGTCGCCGACCAGCTTCGACGCCCCGTGCGTCGCGATTGCACCTCCCGAGTAGCCCGCCAGGGCGATTCGACTGTGCCGCAACGTTTCCGGGCGTACGGTCAGGCCGGCGCGGATGGCGTCGAGGATGACATGCCCGGCCAGCACGGGTTCGGCGTACGCCATCCGCGGCCCCTGATGGTCGGGGACGAGGACTGCATGGCCGTCGTTCAGGGCGATCTGGGTGGTGGGCGGGATCAGGTCGGTGGGGTTCGTCGCGATCGAGAAGCCGTGCGCCAGCGTGTATCCGGGGGTGCAGGCGGCGCCGAGCGAATCGATGGGCAGATTGTTGACCAGCAGGGGTCGGGGTCCGCGGGCGGGACGGTTCGGGATCAGCAGTGTCGCGGTGCCGAAGATCGGGGCGCCGGTCGCATCGGTGGTGGCGAACTTGATCAGGGTGGCCGACCGGAGGGGGACGGTGACGACCGGACCCGCGGTGGCCCTGACGTCGCGGACCGCGATGACCCGACCCGGTCGCATCGTCGACAGGTCCGCAGGCCAGCGGTCGAACAACGGATCACCGGTGGGCGAGGGCAGTAGCGCCTCCCGCAACTCCAGTGTGCGGTGGTCGAATCCGGCGGCCCGTGCCCGCGGCGGGATGTCTCGCAGTCGCGGGACCGGCGGCGGTGGCACGGCCGCGTCGACGGCCTCGGCGACCGGCGGCGGGACGGGCATCATGTTCGGCGGTTCACCGGGAGCGGACCCCGGCGCCACCGCGCACCAGACAACCACGAGTCCGGTGGCGATCCCCGAGATCAGCGTCCGGCGACCGGTCCGGTGTCGTCGACCGTTCGCGGTTGTCGCCATCGGGTGCCTCCGCAGCGTGTGAGTGCCTCGTCGCCTCACTGCGGTCGACACTAAGACAAGCGACCAGGTGTCGATGTCCGGCGCCCCGATGGTCGTTTCTTCGAGATCGAACCGTGATCCGAATTGGGCCGGACGATGGATTCTCCGGCGATGATCGGGGTGTGTCCTGCCGATGCCCGTGAGGCCGTTTAGCATGACGGAATCCGGACCGGAGGAGCGAGTCGGGCTGACCACTGGGGTGAGCTGACCCGGAATCGCCCGCATGACAGGAGTGTTGGCGATGGGCAGGTGGCGACCACTGACGCTGCGGGCGATGGTGACCGTCGGCGTCGCCGCGGCCACACTGGTCACCGGTGTCGGGGGAGTCGGCACAAACTCCGTGGCGAGTGCCGAACCCCCGAACCTGACCGCCATCCCGCCGAACATCCCGGGTGAGATCGACGCGGTTGTGCCGCCGCCCCCGATCAAGAAACTCCAGCGCATCCCGCAGCGGTCGAAGATCGAGGGCGGTTCCCGTGAGCTGCAGGAACTGCGTGAGGCGGTCATGCCGTCGCCGGTGGGTGACCGGTTCTTCGATCACTGGCCCGCTGACCTCGCCGGACGCAAGCCCGGCGACCTCATCGCGACCCGGGACGTGACGCCGGTGGCCGGCTTCCTCGTCACGGTGCCCCTGCGTTCGGCTCGACAGGTCAAGTTCCGCACCACCGATGCCACCGGCGGACCGCTGTTCGGCACGGCGACCCTGTTCGTCCCGCGCAAGCAGTGGAACGGTCCGGGACCGCGGCCGGTCGTCATCAACAACACGCCCATCGTCGCACTGGGAACCACCTGCACGCCGGGGTACACGTTCTCCCACGGTTACAACGACGACACCAACAGCACCGACCTGTTCCCGCCGTTGACGCAGCTGGCGCTCGACCGCGGATACGCGGTGATCGTGCCCGACCACACCGGCGCCCGAATGGCCTACGCCGAACCGTATGTGGGCGCCCACGTCGTCCTCGATTCCGTCCGTGCCGCCGCGAAACTGGACCCGCAGCAGTTCGGCCGGGGGCCGATCGTCATGAACGGATACTCCGGTGGCGCGATCGCGACCAACGCCGCGTCGAGACTCGCCTCGTCGTACGCACCCGATCAAGCCGGACGCTTCGCCGGCGCGGCGATCGGTGGCGTGCCGGCGGACTACCGGGCCCTGGCCGGCGCGATGAACGCCAACCTGGCCTCCGGGGTATATCACTCCGCGATGCTGGGCGTGGCCCGGGAGCGTCCCGAGATCCTGGCGATGTCCAACCACGCCGCCCGCTGGCTCGCGACGTCGCCACTGCGCGATCTGTGCACTGGCGACATGGGCAAACTGGGCGTCTCCCACGTGCCCACGCAATTGCTCTCGGTCGACCCGGACCCGTTCCATTCGCCGGTCGCCGAACACATCTTCGACGTCACCTCGATGTCGGGACTGAAGGCGACGATGCCGCTGTTCATCTATCACGGCACCTACGAATGGTGGATTCCCGCGAGTCAGGCGCGGGCGCTGTTCGAGGAACAGTGCGAGCTCGGAGCGACCGCGATCTACCGCGAGTACCCGATCGAGCACATCACCGCGGCGTTCACCTCGTTCGGTGACGTGGCCACTTGGCTCGACCGCCGACTCCAGGGGATCCCGGCCCCGAATGAGTGTCGCTGAGCATCAACGGTTCTCGGTGATCGCCATGTACGGCGACACCGTCGAGGAATGCTCGTTCACGCGCAGCGTCGCACCCAGCGCCGGAAACGCCCGCTGCGCACAGTTGGTGCGCTCGCAGACCCGGCAACCCGCACCGATCGGGGTCACGTGCGCCTGCGGGCCGATCTCGAGGCCGTCGGAGTAGATCACCCGCCCGGCATGGCGGAGTTCGCAGCCCATGCCGATGGCGAAGGTCTTGCCGGGCTGCCCGTAGCGCGCCGCACGTCGTTCGACGGTCCGCGCGACCCAGAAGTAGTTGCGGCCGTCGGGCATCTCGGCGATCTGGGTGAGGATCTTTCCTGGCGAGGCGAACGTCTCGTAGACGTTCCACAGCGGGCAGGTGCCGCCGCTGGAGGAGAAGTGGAAACCGGTGGCGGACTGGCGTTTCGACATATTTCCGGCGCGGTCGACGCGAACGAACGACCAGGGGATGCCCCGCAGGTTGGGGCGCTGCAGTGTCGAGAGCCGATGGCAGATCGTCTCGTAGGACACCGCATAGAACGCGGACAGTCGCTCGATGTCGTAGCGGAAATCCTCAGCGGCGCCGTGGAACTGGCTGTAAGGGAGGACGACCGCCGCCGCGAAGTAGTTCGCCAGTCCGAGCAACGCCAGCGACCGGGCGTCCTCGCTGGTGAAGTTGCCCTGGTCGACGAGTTCGTCGAGCAGGTCGTGGTACTCGAGGTAGCAGAGCTCGCTGGCGAGCTTGAAGGTCCGCTGTCCGGCGGAGAGCGCGGCGGAGAACTCGAGCCTGCGCTCCTCGGCGTTCAGGCGGTGGAGGGTGTAGTCGCCGAGGTCGACGCGACGCACGATGCTGATGCCGTGCACGTTCTCGATGCGGTTCATGATCTCGCGGCGGATGTCCGCCGAGTGCATACGCATCCGGTTCGTCATCTCCTCGGCGGCGATGTCGAGCTCATGGATGTAGTTGCGGCGCTGGTAGAAGTAGTCGCGCACTTCTTCGTGCGGCGCGCTGATCGTGCCGCGCATGCTGCGGTCGCCGCGTTCGTCGGTGGCCGCGGCGAGCTGATCGGTCGCGATCCGGTAGCGCCGGTGCAGGTTGACCATCGCCTGCGCGATCTCCGGATGTGCTGCGACCATCGTGCTGATCTGCGAGGCGTCGTGCGCGCCCGGCGCGGCCTCGATGTCATCGTCGAGCAGTACCTCACGCAGTTCGGCGACGAGTCGGAGATCGTCCTGGGAGTCGAAGAACCCGGCGTCGACGCCGAACGCCTCGGTGATCTTGCGCAACACCGAGGGTGTCAGCGGTCGGGCGTCGTGCTCGATCTGGTTGAGGTACGA
The sequence above is drawn from the Gordonia rubripertincta genome and encodes:
- a CDS encoding MaoC family dehydratase — encoded protein: MTNSTRTFTSVEELKAAIGEDLGSGEWLEITQERIDAFADATGDHQWIHTDPERAKSGPFGTTIAHGYLTVSLLPMLAGQIFTIEGPKLFLNYGMNKLRFPNPVKVGARIRSNAVITSIEETPKGVNMVVTNTVEIEGESKPACVAENLRVLVY
- a CDS encoding cupin domain-containing protein, which encodes MSDSTVITGLADNTGKTGDRPDISVLSRNDGGNVIRLSFLAGQTMPDHCAGRPILVIGQTGEIDFTVGESTTRLETGVAIHVNANIPHALVARTDAVVTLVVLENPTGEQPSGS
- a CDS encoding ABC transporter ATP-binding protein; protein product: MLDISGLSVRMGGQAVLDDITTRVDDGELVYLLGRNGTGKTTLLRTICGVIPPAAGRILIDGKRFSELDAPPTVIGMHLGTDAAHPGHSARRHLTWLARAGGIPTGRVAEVLDLVGLTDVAGRRVVDYSLGMRQRLGIASALLGDARTLVLDEPVNGLDIDGIRWLRGLLRDLADDGRRLLIASHHLDEVARTADRVVVLNSGRIAADAPLAEFVGDSADLEEAYLATVGGQTPAGVTA
- a CDS encoding lipase family protein, whose translation is MMPVPPPVAEAVDAAVPPPPVPRLRDIPPRARAAGFDHRTLELREALLPSPTGDPLFDRWPADLSTMRPGRVIAVRDVRATAGPVVTVPLRSATLIKFATTDATGAPIFGTATLLIPNRPARGPRPLLVNNLPIDSLGAACTPGYTLAHGFSIATNPTDLIPPTTQIALNDGHAVLVPDHQGPRMAYAEPVLAGHVILDAIRAGLTVRPETLRHSRIALAGYSGGAIATHGASKLVGDYAPELSDRIVGAALGGVPADFRMLVGSMNANLATGLFHAATFGIARERTEILALANRPARWLATSPLKNVCVIPEALGGGTFMPMQLMSSDPDPFHSPVAERIYRLTAMADRKSLVPLLIYHGTHEWWIPAAGARALYRQQCGYGATAAYREIFGEHLTGALLGFQVALDWLNNRLAGRPAPNECTRRPAG
- a CDS encoding class I SAM-dependent methyltransferase, with product MESISQRLMRNAAFAEIYENLWRPTFTRLFSLGGRTTEDYDRALRTYLSRPGDRLVLDVACGPGNYTRLIADGLTGDGRCIGIDFSAPMLARAARTNAVERAAFLRADAHAIPFDDNTFDVVTCLAALYLIPDPLPVVDELVRVTRPGGEIVIFTSVTTEVTSLPGVQRVVGLTGFRIFDEHSITDRLRAAGAANVEQTITGHGQYVLGVKPGPVSTAGDLQ
- a CDS encoding lipase family protein, coding for MGRWRPLTLRAMVTVGVAAATLVTGVGGVGTNSVASAEPPNLTAIPPNIPGEIDAVVPPPPIKKLQRIPQRSKIEGGSRELQELREAVMPSPVGDRFFDHWPADLAGRKPGDLIATRDVTPVAGFLVTVPLRSARQVKFRTTDATGGPLFGTATLFVPRKQWNGPGPRPVVINNTPIVALGTTCTPGYTFSHGYNDDTNSTDLFPPLTQLALDRGYAVIVPDHTGARMAYAEPYVGAHVVLDSVRAAAKLDPQQFGRGPIVMNGYSGGAIATNAASRLASSYAPDQAGRFAGAAIGGVPADYRALAGAMNANLASGVYHSAMLGVARERPEILAMSNHAARWLATSPLRDLCTGDMGKLGVSHVPTQLLSVDPDPFHSPVAEHIFDVTSMSGLKATMPLFIYHGTYEWWIPASQARALFEEQCELGATAIYREYPIEHITAAFTSFGDVATWLDRRLQGIPAPNECR
- a CDS encoding ABC transporter permease, which codes for MTATLTAVAAQIGRGARAELTRVGGARSILLYGLIPGAVLLPLVITLGVATVAERFASISGSIQVTSVTTTNSVYWVITFTVMIWAVVAAYAQATAERGALGELTRHLYPRRWTGLVSRWIAYGVGAALCSAVLVALVMASLPTFFPKVYSGVDIGSPEGVRFLVTVPVFAVFAVGIGIGLAAIIGHPAGTVVALLGWTYVIENAISLVPDGYTLQQYMPFLNGTFGTGQELAFMPPWGPTGGLLYCGAVALVIFALGGLALSFRFRRTGSRAPSSAVRAVLAGRRAARPS
- a CDS encoding carboxymuconolactone decarboxylase family protein → MSAPRVSPGGLRDLGPFNFAFARGAARVIGVDDAHIFSTLGRTKGLFRGWLHYSGRLMPFGTLPRKDSEMIIIRVAHLRGCEYELDHHRRLGRRAGIGDAEFERILEGPDAGWGDRERAILRAVDELVESKDVSDIAWAALSRHLDDRRLIEFTLLVGQYDSLATTIHTLRIQRDHHT
- a CDS encoding class I SAM-dependent methyltransferase gives rise to the protein MTNETTSGDQLPFGQRKTEDMPGHWLLARLGKRVLRPGGLELTESLLDDARISGSDVLEIAPGLGKTATAILERSPKSYVGVDDDPDAVVLTKGVIGERGRVVAGDASATGLDDSSTDVAVGEAMLTMQSDRNKAKIVEEAFRVLRPGGRYAIHELAINPDTLPDEEKTEIRKSLARSIKVNARPLTEAEWRKLLTDAGFEVTTVKFAKMALLEPRRVIADEGLVGALKFVGNVIRDGDARKRVLAMRATFTKYKSHMAAIEVIATKPETAR
- the ramB gene encoding acetate metabolism transcriptional regulator RamB, with translation MSRTYVGSRLRQLRSERGLSQVALAQTLSISASYLNQIEHDARPLTPSVLRKITEAFGVDAGFFDSQDDLRLVAELREVLLDDDIEAAPGAHDASQISTMVAAHPEIAQAMVNLHRRYRIATDQLAAATDERGDRSMRGTISAPHEEVRDYFYQRRNYIHELDIAAEEMTNRMRMHSADIRREIMNRIENVHGISIVRRVDLGDYTLHRLNAEERRLEFSAALSAGQRTFKLASELCYLEYHDLLDELVDQGNFTSEDARSLALLGLANYFAAAVVLPYSQFHGAAEDFRYDIERLSAFYAVSYETICHRLSTLQRPNLRGIPWSFVRVDRAGNMSKRQSATGFHFSSSGGTCPLWNVYETFASPGKILTQIAEMPDGRNYFWVARTVERRAARYGQPGKTFAIGMGCELRHAGRVIYSDGLEIGPQAHVTPIGAGCRVCERTNCAQRAFPALGATLRVNEHSSTVSPYMAITENR
- a CDS encoding helix-turn-helix transcriptional regulator, whose protein sequence is MATKQRDKIMALLSESVEPMVAGEISTRLDLHVTTARFHLAKLVEEGRVETTTVPTPGVGRPRVGYQLVRRAPTGALLGHLLGQLGSTQAAREHAGAEAGRLWAEEHARPAPTADLPDPVTVASDTLGALGFEVSNIMSAFGSHELRLCSCPLQDIARTHPEVARGVARGVIEQALAASSPALSSQYAVTVAPDPAGGDCEIVLRLAPLRRTANHVETPLR